Genomic segment of Neofelis nebulosa isolate mNeoNeb1 chromosome 17, mNeoNeb1.pri, whole genome shotgun sequence:
AGTAAATCAGAGTTATACTCTTCCTGATAACTGGAAATGTTgggcaaaatataaaaaagatctTCCTGAAGACATCAGAAAGTTaaacaagatattaaaaaattacttgATGAGGATCCAAGGAAAGTGGAAACCTAGAGATGAGCCCAACTTTTGGGCTAGTTCTTCTACTAGGGGTGTGGTGCTCTAAAGAGGCAGAGATTAGTGTCCAGGGTCCACCAAAATAAGGAGAATCCTGATGAACACTTAGTTTTGAGTTGGAACACAAAAAAATGTACCTAGGAGAAAGAATGAATTGGAATTAGGGCCTTCTACTCCAGGTCTGCAGCAATTCTGGTTATTAAGCAATTGTCTCTCAACTCCAGATGCAGTCTTCTGTTCTCAGCTCTGTGaggctggggctcaaactcttcctatttttaaaatatatttttaaagtttacttatttatcgagagaaagagagagagagagagggagggagagagagagagtgagcggtggaggggcagtgagaaaggggacagaggatccaaagcaggcttgtgctgacagcagagaacccaatgtggggctcaaactcttgaaccatgagatcatgatgtgagctgaagtcagacaaccaactgtgccacccaggtgtcccttaattatatttttaaagtttatttatttattttgagagaaagagaaagcacgcacaagcgggagagggacagagaggatcccaagcagactctgtgctgttagtgtagagccctatgtggggctcaaactcaccaaccgtgagatcatgacctgaaccgaaatcaagagtcagatgcttaactgactgagacacccagacacccctatttttttaatgcttatttatttttgagagagagcgagagagattgggcaagagaggggcagagagagagaaagacagaatcccaagcaggctcctcactgtcagtgtagagcccaactccgggctcaaacccatgagaaccaactgtgagatcatgacctaagctgaaatcaagagtccaacacttaactgactgagccacccaggtgcccctggtgctCAAACTCTCAAAACCACATTTCCTAGAAGCCTAGCTGGTTTCCTGTTACATTCTGTCAATAGGGGCGACAGAGCAAACTGAAAGAGGTTTTCCTGTTCCAACAGTGACAGTTGGCTGCAGTCTGCAACTTCTGGCTGTCATCGAGTAGCCTTGCCAGCTCATGTTTAGAACACTTGCACCACCTCACAGGGCCCTGTCCTTAGAGGTCTGCTCCCTAGCAACACAGGGCCCTGCTGTAAGCTTCTATCTTCTACcaccttttcccatttttcccctAAATGGACAGTGAGCTGGATCAGCTCCCCTTGAAAGGGTCTGTAAAGGGACTAAGGCCATCTCAGAGTGCTACTTAATCCGCCCAAAAGAAGTCAAGAAAAGAGGGAATAGgtaaaatgaatagaaaacactATTGGAACTTTCTGAGTACACTGCAGAGTACAGCCAATTTGGAGgctgaggcaaaaggaaaaatgtgttcctatatgtttttaaaaaaatgtttatttatttttgagagagagaaagcataaacaggggaggtgcagagagggggtgggggggagacagagtccgaagcagacTCTAAACTGTCAGCGCAgcgcctgactcggggctcaaactcacagaccatgagattatgacctcaggcgaagtcagatgcttaactgactgagccacccaggtgcctcatgatTTGTATATCTTCAATTTCTCACTGTGCTTTTATTGGTCTGAAAATGTATTACtttcccttcatttttgaagaatattttcactgtgCATAGAATGGAACATTGGTAGTTACTTTCATTCATCAGGCTAAagatattccactgtgtatggatttctattatttccattaaaaCTCATTTGTCAGTTTTATTGATGTTCCTCAaattaatatgattttttaaaaatatgactgttTTTAAGACAATCTCCTGTCTTTGTCTTCTTGCAGTCTAACTTTAAAGTAcacagtttggggctattatgagcAGCActgctttaaatattatttcGTATGCCTTTTGGAAAACCTATGTATGCATTCCCGTTGCGATATATACCTGGGGCAAAACTGCTCAGTCATGGGGTATGCATAGGCTATTAGTATTAACTATTATTTGTATTAGCCATTATCTATTatcatgttatttattattattagctgCTGCCATGAGTattaactcttaattttggctatAATTAACAGAGTTGCTATTGCCATTAATTGCCTGGGGGTAAGATAGTGTGGTTGTCTAAGTAGCTTGTGCCTCTCAGAAAGGAAGTCCCTGAAGGGCAGGGCAAGGAGTGGATCTATATCCAGGGAAATTCAGTCATTGGAAGCCCATGTACTATCCTGTAGCCTGGCATTCTGGGCTCTATCCAAACAGGAACAAAGATCATTTGTGATCCAGGCAGGTTCCTTTCTTGGGAATATGAACCAGAGTTCCCTTCAAGATCCCCAGGTGGTGGTCAGTGGGTCAGGATGTGGACTGAGGTGAGCTATTGAGAGGCATCCCAGAGGAAGGTCCACTCTCCCACAGCCAGAGCTACTCATTGTCTTCTTCTAGTGCTGAGCCCAACCATCTGGGCCTTCTCAGGCCATGCTAGTGAGACTCAGGTGTTACTAGAGTAAATGGTGGCTGAACTGCAGGTTCCTCCACTAACTACCAGAATTGGGAGCTGGCACCACCAGACCCCGCCACAGAGAAGGACACTCATGCCTGTTTCCATgtgtaaaacatttattttcaggaaatgTGCCTGTCTgcatgatggggggtggggagggcaatgTGGGGTATCTACAACTGCCATAGTAACATCTGGTAGGATTAACTGAGTCACCAGAGCCACAGAATGAGGACTGAAAAGGCAGCAATAACTGTGAGGCTTGGGGCCACGTTGGGGGAAGATTTTGACAATAACTGTTTAGGTGAACACTTAGGTGCCCAATGTGCCGAAGTCTCAGTTAGTTTCTGGTCTCGAGCCAGACACCGTGTCTGAGGCAGACGTGAGAGAACAGAGCGGCAAGAACTGCCCAGCTGCTCATCCGGGAATTCATCCTCCAAGGGGCTTTGCCCCTTGCTTGTCTCCCGTACCTGGAGGTGGCAGTCAGTGGTCAGCAGCTCACACAGAAGCCCCAACACACTTGCTCAGGCCCCTGCGCTACTCTTTTGTCCAGCCCAGCATACCTGTTCCACCTGTCCAAAGACCCGCAGCAGGTTTCCACGAAGGACACCCTGGAGCTCTTCCTCACTCCAGCCACGACTCAGCAACTCTTCTATCAGAACTGGGTATGTGGACACGTCCTCCAGCCCCTGAGGGAACCTATATGGTCGTGAGCCAGTCAGCTGTGGAACCTCAGCCCTGTTCCTTGTTCATGACTCAAAACCACAGCCTTATGTGTCCAGGGACTACTGAATCCCAGCCCTTGTCTGACACGGGAAATGGATACTTGGGGAGAGTAAGTGATTCACCCCTGTTCTTCATCCTGCAGAAGGAAACTCCCAACCTCTTTGAATATTCAtaaaaactcatcaaattatactTTTTGGATCTATGCCTTTCACGGAATGCAAGGTTTTCCTCCAtttatgaaaagaagaaaagcttttatttatttatttttcagtttatttatatattttgagagaaagagagagacagagcatggacagagagagagggacagaaagagagagagagagagagagagagagagagagagagaaagagagagagagagagagagagagagagagagagagagagagagaatcccaagcagtccccgcaccatcagcacagagcccgatgcagggctcaaacccacaaagagtgagattgtgacttgagctgaaatcaagagtagaatgcttaactgtctgagccacccaggcgcccctagaaggaaAGCTTTTTAAGACCCAGCTGTAGGCAGAGGAGTTGGTCAGTCCACACCAGACCTTGCTAAGAGTCTGCTCAGAAGCAGTGGGTCAgcggcacttggctggctcagtaggaagagcatgtgacttttgatctcggggtcatgagtttgaacctcatATTGGGTatagatattacttaaataaataaaacttaaaaaaaaaggcagtgggtCTGCTGGAACTAAGGGTGGGGCACTAAGGGTGGGCAGATCATGACCTAGGGGTGGGACCAATGGGTCGCAGACAAACAGAAACACACTCTGTGTGTGGGAAGATGCCAGGTGGGCCTAAAGTCCATGAGGATCACAGTGTGGTGAGCACGGTGACTATCAAGGCCCTACTGTGGCACAACTAGCCCCAGAGAAGCCCCAGAGAAGCACTTACCCTTTAGCCCCATCATAATCTCCACCAATCCCAATGAACTTGGATCCAATGACTGCCTTGATGTAGTCAAAGTGATCTGGGGGATGAAGGAAGGGTCAGCAGTGTGGGGCTTCTAGGACGGGGGTGAGGTGGGGACTGGTCTCTACTGATTCCCCTTCTTGAAGCCTGTAGGCTATGGAGGCCAATTCTTTCATGGCTTGGCACCCAGTGTGCCAACTTGAGGAGGTAGATTCCAGTTGGCTCTAGACTGGAATTTAGATTTGGAGTGGACCCCAGTTGGCCATTTCTCATTCAGGATTCACCTTGCCTCCAGTCTCCTTGAGAACCATGGGGGCCCCTTTCCATGGGTGTGGAGGATGAGAGATGGATAAAGAATATAACTGATAAAGACCAAAGAGACTTAAGGGGCTGCCCAATCCCTTggccagaggcaggggcagggagcttTATGAGCCCCTAGAGAAGCACAGATGGTTAGCACCTGGGCTCTATGTCTGACTGCCTCCTTTCTACCCATCAGTATTGTAGTATCAATTCTGTATCTTCAGTTCCACATGGCACCAAGATGCTTTATACTGTCCATCATTGAGTTTTTGGGCACTGTGTCTACTGCCAACAATGAGTCAGACCACTGGGGCTGTTCTGAGGCCCTCCCCCCAAGGCTTCGGGCCCAAATCAGAGCTATTCAGAGAGCCCAGGTAGGGCTTACCTGCCACAGTGGACACATTGGCTAACAGGTTGCACTGCAGCACCCCCGCTGACAAAGACACCATCACGATACCACCATTCTTCTTCTGCAGGGGTGGACAAATGGACACTCAGCTTGGCCCCCAGAGCAACCACCTGCCTCTAGGCTCCTGTGAGGAATGTGTTCAGCTCTGGTTTTGAAGTCAGAGGAGACTTCACCTTTCTACACTCTAGGATTATGTGAATGGAGGAGTCTCAGCTCTGGTTGGTGTGGAAATGTCTTGACCATGGGGGGCTTATAGAGTAGAGGAGTATTTACCACTTAGAACCCCCCACACCTGGGTTCAAGAATTCACGGGCTGTGGACTGTGGGTTTGTGAGGGCAGAAGATGTTCAGTCTAGGGTTTGAGGAAGTTGAGGGAACAGGGGTTCAGGTTCAAGGACTCCTGGTTTAAACCTTTTGTTTTAGGTTTGAAAGTCAGGGTAGTCTCTCACCAGAAGCTGCAGGATGTCATCAGGAATGTTCCTGGCATTCTTGCACACACCCTGGGCAGCTGAGTGGGAGAAGATCACAGGTGCCTGTGACACTTCCAAGGCTCGCCGTGCCACAGTGTCAGAGACGTGGGACAAATCTACCATCATGCCCAAGCGGTTCATTTCAATCACCACTTTCTGCAGAGACAGGTTAGGGAAAGGGCGTCAGGGGTGCACATGTGCGTGCATTTATCTGTAGGAACTGGTGGGGCATGCACATTCATGCGGGGCAGGGTATGGAATCAGGGTCCTCACCTCACCAAAGCTGGTCAGCCCACTGACACTGCTATAGAAGGGATGGATGCCCTTAGATGAGCTCTCTGCCCTGCAGGATGGCCAGGAGACAGTCTGAATGGTGGCCATGACTTGGCCACAAGAGCCTACTGAACTCTCTATACCTGCAACCCCCTGGAGCAAGAGTAGGGACCCAAGTTGGGCTGGGCCTGGCAGGAGGGAGTCCCTACTGGGATCCAGTTTTGCTTTGCAAacccctgctctccccacccccacccccccccactccaggGTCAGTGCCGGATCCCAGGGGTAAAGCTTGGTCTGAGCCccagtgtgatcttgggcagatCGCTGCATCAGTGGGTGCATACCATCTGCACTGTGCTCACCAGGGTGTGTTGCAGGTGTGAGTGAGCGTCAGGTAGCGCACACCCAGCACATAGAATGTACGCAGGACGGAAAGGCTACTGTCCAGCGAGTGGCCACCCTCCACACCAATGAGGCAAGCCAACTTCCGTGTATTGTTCAGAGCTGGGGGCAGGTAGGTCAGATGATCACTTTCAGAGGCTGGGGTATCTCAATCAAGTCCCTAACACCCCCCACCAGTCTACCTACCTTTAACTGAGGTCACAAGCTCCAACTCAGAATAGGAGGCACACATGCGGCGAATGAGGTCAATCTGCTCCAGGGTGAGGCGCACAGCATCCCTTTCCTGGGTCTCGCATGGGACGTAGGCTGACCAGAACTGGGGGAAGGCCAGGGGTTGGAGCTCCCTGGACTTCTCATAGCCTCCACAGCCCACACAGCAAATGGGGTCACATGTGATGCATTGCTTGTTTGGTGGTACTTGGATGCCCACCAAACTGGTTCACTGCAACCCCTGTAGCCCCCAGCATCCATGTTGTAGAATTTGGGGGGGCCCTATGATAACTGAGTTTCCATGTGACTAACTCATGGTTTCTGGGGCCCCAACACTCCCTCTCAGCCATGCTATGTGTCCCTGTGATACCTGGGCACCCACGAGACCGTCTCTAAGCCTGTCCAGGCTGGTCTGGCCATGGCTGAAATTGCGCAGATTAACATCCTGTAGCCTGTTGCCATAAAACTGCCTCAGGACAAGGGGCATGTCATTGTGGCTGGAGGGAGAGCAAGGCAAGGTCAAGTCAGGGGGAAATGGGTGGGCTCCTTAGACCTTGGGATTAGGCAGGACATGGGGCCAgcattgggggggaggggggaggatgtCCCCCACACCACACTGTCACAGACTATAGTAGGACCCCTCGAGGCCTAGGCTGGGGAGTTCCCACCAGGGAGGGAGtgacagaggaagggaaaaggcaCCCACGGATGATGGGAGAGTGAATCCAGGGGTGATGTGAAGGAGCTTCCTTAGGAGCCCTGCATGAGGACCTCTAGCCCTGCCATGGGGTCGGCTCAGTCTCCACCTGCCCCCACATCGCACTTACGCACCCGTCCACGAGAGGGAAGTCTCGCATCAGAGCCCGCGCGCGCTTCCGCAGACTTGGGGTGCTGGAGGTGGCCGGCGTAGTCGGGGCGCTGGGGGTTCCCTGAGCGGTCTGGGCGCGCGTTAAGGGCGGCGGCAGCGACGGCAGCAGCGACAGCAGGAGCAGCAGACGCAGCAGAGGTCGCCGGCAGGGCGGGGAGGTACCATCGAGGCCCAGGGGCCGCATGTTGCACGAGCCGGACAGGTGGTCAGGGGCCGGTCTCGAGAGCCTGAGGGGGCGACAGGGGCAGAGGGCGACGATGGAGTCCCGACCGTCGACTCGGGTCACGCGGCGGTGCGGTCTTGCAAGGGGAGAGCCGAGTCACAGGACCTCGGACCCAGCCGCGGAAAGCCGCGACGCGGAGCAGCTTGGCCGCCAGGCGAAGGcacgccctcccctccctccgcccccctgccccagcctacAGGGCTTCACCAGAGGGGCGGGCTTTCTGTTCTTACCCCTCACCCCACTCCCAGCGCTCTGAGGGGCTGACCCAGGTTGCTCTGCCTCTAACCTTGTTCTCCAAGAGAGGCAAGGTTACTCCTTTCAGAGTGTAGCCCTGGGCTCTGAGGCCTCTGTCATCAACATTATGTCCCCACCTGCCTGCATCCTGCACCGGCCACCCTGAGGGCTGCACGCAAGTGTCTCTGGGCTCTCGGGTTCCTGGTGCTGAgccatgtgggggtgggggtggggtgggaggaggaagtcTCTGGAAATGAGGGGTTAACCTTGTGGACTTTGCATTCAGGAAGAGGCCCTCTGCCCCTgacctctctctcccctactttACTCCCTTGCCTGCATGTCTGTCCCCTGGGGACTCCAGCCAGAACTGGGAACTGTCAGGGGTGCCCCTACCCCTGTCTTTCCCAGTGTGTCTCAGGAAAGACCTCCCTCCTCAGGAAATGCTATTGCTCCCTACAGTCTGAATGGAGGGACTTTTGGGACGTGAACTGAGCAACCATCTGGGGGGTCAGGGACAGTTTACTGAACAGAGCAGGAACTCAGTAAGCTATTTGAGTGGAAGGAAATTAAGTCATTTTTAGGTCAGCATAGCACCCTATCCCCCATCCCAGCAACATTCCTCCCCGAGCTGCTGGCTGAGCTGTTGGCTAGGGTCCCTCCTACCTCAGTGTGGAAGCCCCATCTTCATTGAAGTCAGAGGTATGGGTCCTAAGGAAAGGCCTGGCATTTGGGTTCCTCTGAAGGCCCCACCTCCATTTTAGCCTCAGGCCTTCACCCTAGCTGCCTTCTCCAGGAACCACCTCCCTTCACACACCTCACAAATGGGGATGGCATCTTCTGGAAGCTCTGCCACTGAGAGGCTTCAGAGTTTCTGACCAAACTCCTTCATCCCCAGCCTCCCAAGGTTCTGCTGTGAACCTTGGCACCCCCTGGAGCTGCTTCACCTTTGGAACCTTTTCCAGGTGGCAGGAGTGACCAGCACAGAGGTAGTGACCTAAGTCTGAGGACTAGAGACCTTAGAAACCATCCTAGAAAGGAAATGAGCAAAACTTTTCCAGAGCTACCTAGGAGGGGACAGGTCACAGCTTGGGTATGTTTGAGTGTTTGGGCATGTGATGGTGTCCAGTGTCCAGGGAGTGGCACTATGCTGAAGGTGGGTCTACTCTCTGACTACTGCAGCTGCAGGGGTCTTTAGGCAGCCCCACCACCGGACTGTGAGTCCCCTAGGGTGTGTCTGTGCCCTGGGTGGCTGGGGAACCCAAACTCAGActggtctctctcctctctttccccctgaTGCTGGTCAGCAGCCCCACGTCCACCCACACAGCCAGCAGagtggagaaagggaggaaaaactcTTGGGTCCTCTGATCTCCAGGGCAAAAACGTTGGTTTGGGGGATGAACAACTTATCTGTTCCACTCTTGTTAgcatctcccccccccctccgcccccaggaAGTGGGGAGTATAAACAATGGGGAAGAGGCAAAAAGTCTATTCAAATAAATAGCTGCTGACAGAGAAATGAGAAGGGAGAATTTAGTTTttcgaggtttttttttttaaagcttttcccCAGGGGCCAGATGTCTTACACCCCAAGACTTGGAACTCTAGCCCAGTAGAGACAGTCTGTGCTGAACCATAGAAAGTGGGTACCATCTCTGTAGAAGATTAGTTATGCGGCACAATTTTTTCGTAACGTTTAACTTCAGTCCTTAAACAGGCTGGCACTGCTAGTCATGGCCTTGAAATGACCGTATAAAGTCAGGCACAGAAACACAGACATACCCAGACCCTTATACACTCAGGGACATGTGCATACTCTTACTCAAGTAGCAAGCAGATTTCAGCCATCTGGGTGGCCTGTTCTCTTTTTGACCTTGCCCAAGACCGTCTCTCTGTTCTGTCCTGTGGAGGAGGAAATAAGTACACACTAGCGAAAAAAGTACACACTGTCTGTGGACAGACCTGGACAATTTGGGGAAAGAGCATGCTGGCTATggacagaagaagaaacaggggaggcagggaagcccagggcctggctccaGACCTGACCTGAATGTTATCTGTGATGCTTTCCACCCTCTGCCCACTTCTCTCCTTGACAGCATCTCCATATCCTTCTGGTTCAACCTCCAAACATCTACCAGTTGTGTCTTTTCTTCATTCCCACTACCTCTTCCCCAGTACTGGTAACCTTTATCTCTCATCCTCTCCTGGTGTCCCCACCTCCAGTCCTTTCCCCAGTGTGCAGTCAGACAtatctctctttgaaaaaaaacttGTCGTCCTCTTGCCTAAAGTTCTGCCATGGCTTCCCATTGCTCTTAGGATATAGGTTTCCCCACTGGCTGCAATCAGAACTTTCCCATGAAACCTTTTCAGAACGGTGTAAACTGATGGTATCCCTGCTTTCCGGAAGTTTGCATtatgccactttgcttttacaaaagatcTACTTTAGTACTTGTTTTTGCCagtcaaaagaaatctgaagaggatttttgcttttaggaAGAAAGCCATTACCATACCAATGTAGGTCTGGCTACCACATTCCATTATTTGGTTTTCAATTCCTGGCGAGTGTCCCACTGGCCTCTCCAGTCTCAGCAAATGGCTCAAATCCTCTTTCCCCACTGCTTCCCTTGCTGCCTACTACCACAGGGCCTTGTTACGTGCTATCCCCTTAGCCTCCACCTGGTGGGGCTGTTGAAGCAGGGCCAGCACAGGAAATCTTGACACCAGGTAGGGGTATGTGAGTAAGCACCTTCTCTTTTAATTCTTCACCTGTGCAGTGTTTACCTAAATCAAGATCTGCAGAGGAGGCAGTGGTAGAAACAGGCTTCTGCTGGGACCAAGCTTAGTACGGTGGCAGAGCTGACCCACCCCCTCTGATCTCCAGAATGTATTACAAGAATATGTGAGGAAGAAAAATGGCGACTGACTGGTAATCACACAGACCACTTCACATGCTCATAGTGcaggggaatggggtgggggagctTCCTCAGTATCCAGCATTGCCCAGGTGATGTTCATCCTCATTCAGGGCTCCTTGCTCCTAGAGACTCATGCTGCCCCTGCTTCTTTCTGGGTGTTGCTCTGGTTCCATTGGCATAATGACTGACATAGCCAAATTCTCAAGAAACAGCAGTCTCCCTGGCCAAAAGACAGCTTGGCCACCATGGACACACATCCTCTAATCACAAAGCTGAGGCTACCTTTCCAGAAGTGACCAACAGCTAGcacattttccttcttcaaaagGCAGCCACCATCTACTCTGCTAGAAATGCAGTAAGCCCTAATGCATCTGTGTTTCCTGCTTCCACCTGGCCTTCTCCCAAATCCCCAGCTTTGTCTTCCATGTCCTTGCCAGCCTTTCTGCCCATCTCGGGTCTCTTGCAGCCAGGCTCTGCCTGACTTCAGCCAGTATGGAAGATCCAGTACACAAGGTCCCCAGAGCAAAGTCACAATGGTGTCTGACAGgctttaagtgtctgactgggcTGCTTCCTGGGACCAGATATTCTGGTGTTTTAAGTGTAAAGTCCACAGGGCTTGGGACTCTTGTCCTGCATGCTGTCCCATGTTCTTGAGGTAGTGCATCAGCTGGGGGGAGGCTAGAGGGGCATGAGGTACAGGAGATCTACTGAGGAAGATCCTACAGGGCATCCCTGGGATTCAGATGGCACCTTCTGGACTGTGATATGCAGTTACCTAGAGAGGGGGGCATATCATGGAGAACTCTAATCCAAACCCTCTTTGGTGACttaccctcttccttccttccttccttccttccttccttccttccttccttccttccttccttttatttttaagagagagagagagagtatgagtgggggagaggagtagagggaaaggaagagaatcccaaccatgttccatgctcagtgcggagcctgacaaagggctcgatcccacgactctgggatcacaacctgagccaaaatcaagagtcagacactcaacagactgaaccatccaggtaccTCTaccctctttaaatttttttttaatgtttgtttattttttgaggggtgggggagagagagaacatgcatacaagtggggaagagggaggcagaggcagactccaggctctgagctgtcagcacagagcccaatgcagggcttgaactcatgagtcatgaggtcatgacctgagctgaagttggctgcttaactgactgagccacacagatgccccaccTCTACCCTCTTTAGAAACAGGaacatgggggcacctgtgtggttcagtcagttaagcgtccgactcttggtttcggctcaggtcatgatctcatggtttgtgggatcgagccccacattgggctctatgttgacagtgcagagcctgcttggaattctctctctcctctctctctgctcctaaccccatactgtgtgtgtgtgtgtgtgtgtgtgtgtgtgtgtgtgtgtctcaaaataaataaacattaaaaacaaaaataaaaacaggaacatGGATGAGCCTCTCAGATTGCTCTGGTTCAGGTTTGCtggaacttctctctctctcccccgcccccccccccccacccgcttcGTCTTCATCTGCCTCCTCCTCACAGAAGTCTGCAGCGGCTGGCCTGGACGAAGCTGGGATGTGAACTCAGTGAGGCCATGACCACCATATTCTGGCCCCTAGTACCACACCTGCACACAACAAATGTTCAACCAACATTCGTGGAAGAGCTCAGGAGacttctgcctttccttccttcaggGAGTAAGAGCATGTGACAACAGTAACAACGTGTCAGAGCAGTCAAAGTTACTGTGTGTCCAGAACTGTGCTACCAGTTTGATGCGTTTCAGTCCATTAAATCTTAACAATGGCCCACAAGGTAGGTTTTTACCAGTCTCATTTtctaggtgagaaaactgaggttcagctGGATAAAGCTGGCAGGTGgagctgagacctgaaaccaaaatTCCCTTATTCCTAGATTTTCAAGCTTTGATCTCTCTAAATCTGTTCTTCATCTGTGACCACTCCAGGCATAAAGCAGTTGCCCCAGCTAATAGATGCCCTTTCTTAACCTCTGTATACCTCTGTTGGAAGACCTCCCTGAATCCAAATCCAGAACACTGGGCAGGGGGATTCATGAATTTGGGTCACCTCGTGAGGACAATGGGACTGAGTTTGTGGTGGAGGAATGTACTTAGCCTTTTGATTTCCAGGGCTCTCTGGGACCCCAGGCCAGAGTTACTCAGAGTTTTTATCTCTT
This window contains:
- the LOC131498816 gene encoding dipeptidase 2-like isoform X3, yielding MRPLGLDGTSPPCRRPLLRLLLLLSLLPSLPPPLTRAQTAQGTPSAPTTPATSSTPSLRKRARALMRDFPLVDGHNDMPLVLRQFYGNRLQDVNLRNFSHGQTSLDRLRDGLVGAQFWSAYVPCETQERDAVRLTLEQIDLIRRMCASYSELELVTSVKALNNTRKLACLIGVEGGHSLDSSLSVLRTFYVLGVRYLTLTHTCNTPWAESSSKGIHPFYSSVSGLTSFGEKVVIEMNRLGMMVDLSHVSDTVARRALEVSQAPVIFSHSAAQGVCKNARNIPDDILQLLKKNGGIVMVSLSAGVLQCNLLANVSTVADHFDYIKAVIGSKFIGIGGDYDGAKGFPQGLEDVSTYPVLIEELLSRGWSEEELQGVLRGNLLRVFGQVEQVHFFVFQLKTKCSSGFSLFWWTLDTNLCLFRAPHP
- the LOC131498816 gene encoding dipeptidase 2-like isoform X1, producing the protein MRPLGLDGTSPPCRRPLLRLLLLLSLLPSLPPPLTRAQTAQGTPSAPTTPATSSTPSLRKRARALMRDFPLVDGHNDMPLVLRQFYGNRLQDVNLRNFSHGQTSLDRLRDGLVGAQFWSAYVPCETQERDAVRLTLEQIDLIRRMCASYSELELVTSVKALNNTRKLACLIGVEGGHSLDSSLSVLRTFYVLGVRYLTLTHTCNTPWAESSSKGIHPFYSSVSGLTSFGEKVVIEMNRLGMMVDLSHVSDTVARRALEVSQAPVIFSHSAAQGVCKNARNIPDDILQLLKKNGGIVMVSLSAGVLQCNLLANVSTVADHFDYIKAVIGSKFIGIGGDYDGAKGFPQGLEDVSTYPVLIEELLSRGWSEEELQGVLRGNLLRVFGQVEQVRETSKGQSPLEDEFPDEQLGSSCRSVLSRLPQTRCLARDQKLTETSAHWAPKCSPKQLLSKSSPNVAPSLTVIAAFSVLILWLW
- the LOC131498816 gene encoding dipeptidase 2-like isoform X2 encodes the protein MRPLGLDGTSPPCRRPLLRLLLLLSLLPSLPPPLTRAQTAQGTPSAPTTPATSSTPSLRKRARALMRDFPLVDGCFWSAYVPCETQERDAVRLTLEQIDLIRRMCASYSELELVTSVKALNNTRKLACLIGVEGGHSLDSSLSVLRTFYVLGVRYLTLTHTCNTPWAESSSKGIHPFYSSVSGLTSFGEKVVIEMNRLGMMVDLSHVSDTVARRALEVSQAPVIFSHSAAQGVCKNARNIPDDILQLLKKNGGIVMVSLSAGVLQCNLLANVSTVADHFDYIKAVIGSKFIGIGGDYDGAKGFPQGLEDVSTYPVLIEELLSRGWSEEELQGVLRGNLLRVFGQVEQVRETSKGQSPLEDEFPDEQLGSSCRSVLSRLPQTRCLARDQKLTETSAHWAPKCSPKQLLSKSSPNVAPSLTVIAAFSVLILWLW
- the LOC131498816 gene encoding dipeptidase 2-like isoform X5, coding for MCASYSELELVTSVKALNNTRKLACLIGVEGGHSLDSSLSVLRTFYVLGVRYLTLTHTCNTPWAESSSKGIHPFYSSVSGLTSFGEKVVIEMNRLGMMVDLSHVSDTVARRALEVSQAPVIFSHSAAQGVCKNARNIPDDILQLLKKNGGIVMVSLSAGVLQCNLLANVSTVADHFDYIKAVIGSKFIGIGGDYDGAKGFPQGLEDVSTYPVLIEELLSRGWSEEELQGVLRGNLLRVFGQVEQVRETSKGQSPLEDEFPDEQLGSSCRSVLSRLPQTRCLARDQKLTETSAHWAPKCSPKQLLSKSSPNVAPSLTVIAAFSVLILWLW
- the LOC131498816 gene encoding dipeptidase 2-like isoform X4 produces the protein MRPLGLDGTSPPCRRPLLRLLLLLSLLPSLPPPLTRAQTAQGTPSAPTTPATSSTPSLRKRARALMRDFPLVDGHNDMPLVLRQFYGNRLQDVNLRNFSHGQTSLDRLRDGLVGAQFWSAYVPCETQERDAVRLTLEQIDLIRRMCASYSELELVTSVKALNNTRKLACLIGVEGGHSLDSSLSVLRTFYVLGVRYLTLTHTCNTPWAESSSKGIHPFYSSVSGLTSFGEKVVIEMNRLGMMVDLSHVSDTVARRALEVSQAPVIFSHSAAQGVCKNARNIPDDILQLLKKNGGIVMVSLSAGVLQCNLLANVSTVADHFDYIKAVIGSKFIGIGGDYDGAKGFPQGLEDVSTYPVLIEELLSRGWSEEELQGVLRGNLLRVFGQVEQKLVWPPGAPSS